The DNA region ACAAAGTAATACAACACCCAAAGCCCCTGTGTGAAAATGTATTTgccccccttacactcaataactggttgtgccacctttagctgcaaggactccaaccaaacacttcctgtagttgttgatcagtctctcttGTCACTGTGGAGGAACTTTGGCCCACTTGTTCATGCAGAACTGCTGTAACTCAGTGACATTAGTGGGTTTTTCAAGCATGAACAGCTCATTTCAAGTCCTTCCACAACATCTCatttgggattaggtctggactttgactaggccattccaaaacttcaaatgtgttgctttttagccattttcacgTAGACctaattgtgtgttttggatcattgtcgtGCTGTATGATCCAGCTGCGTTTCTGCTCACAGACAGATGTCCTGACactctcctgtagaattctctgataccaagcagaattcatggttccttctattaaggcaagtcgtccaggttcTAAAGCAgtaaagcatccccaaaccatcacactaacaccaccatgcttgaccgttggtataagGTTAACCAGGTATATTGGGACCCATGTCGTCCTAAAAGTTATACTTTTGAATCATCTgaccatagaacattcttccaagagtcttgatgatcatccaggttcTTCCATGTGATTGTTTTTGGCTAACTTGAGTCAACGTTTTGGATGGCATGGCTCCCATTATGCccggcgaaaaccaaacactgcattccacagtaagaacctcatactaacggtcaagcatggtggtgaaaGTGTCATGGTTTGGGGATGGTTTTCTGCCTCAAgaacctggacgacttgccttaatagaattAACggtgaattctgctctgtatcagagaattctacatgGGAATGTTAGGCTGCCAGGTCATCAgtctgtgagctgaagcacaGCAAGACAATGATTCGAAATACACAATCAAGTATACATTAAAATGGCTAAAATGCAATGGCCTAGTcgaagtccagacctaatcccaattgagatgttgtggcaggacttgaaatgagCAGTTCATACTTGAAAACtcacaaatgtcgctgagttaaagcgGTTTTGAatgcaagagtgggccaaaattcctccacagtgacgtgacagactgatcaacaactacaggaagcgtttggttgcAGTCCTTGCAGCTAAAGGTGACACAACCAGTTAGATTGTAAGGGGGCAATTCCTTTTTTACACAagggaattgggtgttgcataactttaaggaaataaataaataaaagtatgtggacacatgctcgtcgaacatctcattccaaaaacatCAGCATTAATATGGTGTTGATCCCCCGTATGCTGCCAAAACTGCTTACACTCTTCTGGCAAGGCtttacactagatgttggaacattgcagggacttgcttgcattcagccacaagagctttAGTGATGTCGGCCAGTgttgttgggcgattagacctggctcgcagtcggtgttctaattcatcccaaagatgttcgatgggattgaggtcaggttaaTGTGTGTGTTAGTACTGTCCAGGGTTTCCTGATTTCCATGAAATATGAGCTAGAATTAATGATTATGAGTTACAGTTTTCCTTCCAATAAATGGTAATCAAGTatgttatactgaacaaaaatataaatggtaatCAAGTatgttatactgaacaaaaatataaatggtaatCAAGTatgttatactgaacaaaaatataaatggtaatCAAGTatgttatactgaacaaaaatataaatggtaatCAAGTatgttatactgaacaaaaatataaatggtaatCAAGTatgttatactgaacaaaaatataaatgcaacatgcaactatttcagcgttttttttttattttttttactgagttacagtccatataaggaaatcaggtCCTAACCTATGGATTTCGCAGGGGCACAACCGTGGGGCACCCACtgtggagccaggcccagccaatcagaatgggtttttccccacaaaagggctttgttgctgacagaaatactcctcagtttcatcagctgaccgggtggctggtctcagacgatctggcagatgaagaagccggatgtggaaatCCTGGgatggcatggttacacgtggtctgcgtttgtgagactgtttgggcgtactgccaaattctctgaaattACATTGGAGACGGCTTATGCTAGAGAAATGAATATTACATTATTTGGcaccagctctggtggacattcctgcagtcagcatgccaattgcacgctccctcaacttgagacatttgtggcagtgtgttgtgtgacaaaactgcacatattagtggccttttattgtcctgtGTAACGATCatcctgtttaatcagcttcttgatatgccacacctgtcaggtggatggattatcttggcaaaggagaaatgctcacgaacagAGAAGCTTTtagtgcgtatggaacatttctgggatcttttatttcagctcatgaaacatgggaccaacactttacatgttgcgttttatatttttgttcagtattaaaaaaaaatagcttttctgtGTTTTGAATGTTGTGGGTGTACGCTAAGAACAGAATGGTGTGAGCGATTGCCGGTCATTACAAATATTCACGGCATGTAGCTGCTCATTGTCCAGCTCAGCTAATGAGCCATCTTGACGTCATAAATAAATAAGCAAATAGCGAGCATTTTTGAAAaggtctgtttgagatacaacTTTGAGGTGGGGTTTTGGAAGTGTTTTTTTATACTTTGGCCACATACGAATACAggacgagtcaacaacattaATTGGgaatgagttaacagaatattaacATTTTAAAAGTGAGATGAATACAGTGGGCTACCATGTTTACTTCCAGATAAGAGGACAGATCCATGGTTACTGGTCTACTCCCCCATGCCAGTGGCTTCTATATTCCTCCTCTATCTCGGTGTGGTCTGGGCTGGGCCCAAGCTGATGAAACACAGGCAACCTGTTGACCTCAAGGCTGTGCTCATTGTCTACAACTTCGCCatggtctgcctgtctgtctacatGTTCCACGAGGTGTGCTCCAACTCCCATCAAAATTTGTggatttctctgtgtgtgtgtgtgtgtgtgtgtgttcagcagcCATAGAAATGGGCCTAAtttatgttttattatgaaaTGTTTCACCTGACCAATAAAGGTTTTTATGTTGCAGTTCTTGGTCACGTCCATGCTGTCTAACTACAGTTACTTGTGTCAACCTGTGGATTACAGCACTAGCCCACTGGCGATGAGGGTAAGAGTGCATCTGAATAGTCCCTACTGTACACAAACCGTTGAACCTCTCACATAGTCCCTACTGGACACAAACCGTTGAACCTCTCACATAGTCCCTACTGTACACAAACCGTTGAACCTCTCACATAGTCCCTACTGTACACAAACCGTTGAACCTCTCACATAGTCCCTACTGGACACAAACCGTTGAACCTCTCACATAGTTGACCTAACTTTCAAATGCCCCCAAATAGTACACATATCTATTCCATCTCTGAAGACTGTCCCAAAGCCCTGGCCATAACAGTGGataactctctctgtctgtttgtttcaccAGATGGCCAAAGCATGCTGGTGGTTTTTCTTCTCCAAGGTCATAGAATTGGCTGACACGGTAAAACATTGAAAATCAAGGTTATATTCATTAGgtaccaaacggaagaaaacaaaGTGAAATGGGGACTACTTGTCCAGGAAACGCTCATTTTCgtgttctgttgcaaaacgttttcctACTGTGTGCATTAATCAATATGACCCGGGATTAACGTCAGACTCATGTGAAACATTGGAGATCCATTTCAAACCCATTCCAAACTCTCCATTCACAGGTGTTTTTCATCCTGAGGAAGAAAAACAGCCAGCTGACCTTCCTGCATGTCTATCACCATGGCACCATGATCTTCAACTGGTGGGCAGGGGCGAAGTACCTGGCTGGAGGCCAATGTAAGTCTAGCAGTATGaagaccaggaaaaactctgtaTCCTATTCGTTAATGCTCTGTATCAACGCATATGGAATGTTTCAGAACtgccatatatattttttacctttatttaactaggcaagtcagttaggaacaaattcttattttcaatgatggcctaggaacaactgcctgttcaggggcagaatgacagatttgtaccttgtcagctcgggggtttgaacttgcaaccttccggttactagtccaatgctctaaccacttggctaccctgcCGTTTAATTAAGATGTTTTATCAACTCTGTTGGGACTTCTCAACACCTGGTAGGCACCTGCTAGACTTACAAATAGACATTCATTGTCAGTCGCTCTGCATAAGAGTGTCggctaaattactcaaatataaatataaaatgatTTATGGGGTCCTAGCAAATTGTCCATACCATTCATGATGCTGTGCAACAGATAGTTGAGATGTTTTGTGTTCCTCTCACTCCTAGCGTTCTGCATCGGTCTTCTCAACACCTTCGTCCACACTGTAATGTACTCCTACTACGGACTGGCTGCTCTTGGGCCTCACATGCAGAAGTACTTATGGTGGAAACGCTATCTGACGTCACTTCAGCTGGTGAGTGGCTCTATCTACAGCTCTGCAGACATCTAGTGAGGTTTAAGAAAAAGGGGATACATCTGGGGGTTGTGAATTTGTTGGCTACTACAGAAGCTTCGAGTATTAAGGGATTAAGACCTGGATTCAATCAGTTCAGTGTTAACCCACCATAACCAACAACTGCATAGCCTATTATTGCTTTTGTTCAGGATGATGTCGGAGTTGTAACTGTGTTAGAGTAGTCAAATTGGTGAGCGGTTGCTCTTGTGGTCATTGTCAAGAAACCACACCCATCCTTAAATCCCACCCGCGTTAATAGTTCACAACAAGAacgtgtaggctatatagaaactATGACACTCAAAGTGAAAACCATTAAACGATAGGCTAGGGAATTATATATCAGCCTAgttgaggtgtagattacatttcTACTAATGCCACATGGTGCATCCAATGGCGATGACCGCGATAACACTTGGAGACgattgtggatttgacagctccacCACGGTTACACCTCCGACGTAACCTATACACAAGCAataataggctatgcaattgtcgGTTAtaactgattgaatctaggccttacgTGTGGTAGAAAACAGATCGTGATTATGAACGAAGATATCTGAGAAGGTTGTTCTTAAACAATGTTCTCCTGACGGTGGTTTCAGCTCCAGTTTGTCCTGCTGACAACTCACACGGGCTACAACCTCTTCACTGAGTGTGACTTCCCAGACTCCATGAATGCCTATgtgtttttctactgtgtcagcCTCATCCTACTCTTCAGCAACTTCTACTATCAGAGCTACCTCAGCAGGAAGAGCAAGAAGACGTGAAGGAtatggccgtgaccccactctccgagggtgtctcagggcgagttgggatatgcaaagagaaacacatttccaattgAATAGGACAAATACAAGCACCCACCAAATGATGTATTATTATATTCATAATCACACTCTTACTGTACCTGAATTCAATTCACTGTCAATTTAAACATTTTGCAAAAACATGATCTGGATATTTATTTGTGAAGCCTCCTACAATATTCCCTATGGCAGCATTTTgcaaacttggtcctggggaaCCCTGAGAAGTGCatctattttgtatttttgtcctagcactacacagctgattcaaataatcaaaactTGATAATGTGttgattttcttttttttgtggATGTGTAGTTCTAGGGCAAAACCAAAATATGCACCCATCGACTGAGTTTGGAAAACCCAGTCTTTAACTGGATGTGAACCtatggagagagaacagtcatcaCAAATGGTCTCAATACCACTGCATTCCTTTTCATAATGTTACTGTGAAAAGCTGAGAATGCTCACAAGAGGGCAGAGTATGTCAACGGTTGGTGTTCCTCTTGCCGGTGTGTCGAACCGGCCGCCACTGTGTAACTTTTCTGAAACTTGACATACGCTGCTTATATCTTGGGCATATTTATTTCACATTATAGCATATATAGTGCTTTAGTTAGAGGCACAGACGCTGTACTTGGTGCTATAACCATGTTTGACTACCAAGCAAGGCTTATAGGAAAAGGAGAAGAATTCCTGACCACTGTTTCGTTTGAATGCTCCTCCGATACTTAAAATAGTTTTATTTTACTGACATGGCATTACCTTGCAGCTGTGCTAGTTCTGTGGATGTGCATACCACCATAAGATATGTATTTAATTAGGGATCTCCATTAGctgatgccaaggcagcagctactcttcctggggtccaaacacattaaggcacttacatataCAACAAATGATAACAGTACATCATATTAAAAAGTCACAATTGTGTTATTGTACAATTATTTATTTCTTAAACTTGGAAATAACAAGCATTCAAAAGACTGCTTTAAACAAACTGTACATTTATACAAAGTAGATTTGACTGTGTTCCAGAATATTTAATGTATGACCATCCACCACCCCTCCATTTACCTTCCAGAAATATCTTCAGACAATCTAAACAAATAAACAAGGCATTTCATCCACTGTAAAAACACTGCAAAATGATATATTTTTCTACATTTCAGTCCCTAGTAGATTGAAcaatgtagaaagagagagggaattcTGGACTAGGTTATGTCTTAGTTGGAAATGTGTCCATTTGGATGCATCTGAGTCCGTGTGGAATCTGTTGGGCAGGGCTGTAGGAAGCTCTTGTTTTGTTACAGAGTTATGACTGACAGTCGTTCTAGAGCAGTAGAGATTGTTTTCAATTATATTGTTTCCTTTAGAACAGAACAAACTTGTAAGGAATGGATGCCACTCCAGACTATTGAGATACATCGCCCGTATAGCGATACCCAGGGTAGCATCGGGTCCTCTATGTCTCTGTGTAGACGGAGGCCATCTGACTCAGGCTGCGGTCGAAGCTGTTCACCTGGAAGAAGATGCTCTCCTCTGGGCTGGAGGAGAACTGGCACTCCCCTGATCCCTGGAGGTCCTGTGCCAAGCTGAAACCTGGGGGAGGAGACCACTAAATTAGACACACAATCAAATTTTATGCTACACTGTTAAGTGCGTGGGGAAATAGTTGGCTTGATCAACATACAGAAATAATTCAATTATTGATTTTAGTGCACACACACTTCTCATTCAATGAACAAGGAGGGGGAAAATAAtgacagaaatacaaaacaaaaactgttAGAGAAAGCTAAGGTGATCTTCGCCAGGTCTCACCTGCAGCAGAGCCACTGCTGGTACTGGACATGTGGAAGCCGTTGTTCTGGTGGGAAGTGTAACCATGTGAGTCCGCTGGTACATGAACACCACTCACAGACTGTTCCATTCTGTACGAGTCTCCAAAATGGAAGCAGCTCTGAAAGCTGCCCTGGTAATctacagagagaagggaggagaggatcaAGCACAGAATAACTAGAACAAAGCCCCTTACACCACTGCAATTTAACTGGAACTCTCTAGGGGATGCTCAGTATGGCCACTGGACCTATACAGTgatttgcgaaagtattcacccccttggcatatttcctattttattgccttacaacatggaattaaaatggatttttggggggtttgtatttgatttacacaacatgcctaccactttgaagatgtaaaatattttttattgtgaaagaaATAAGACAATAAAACTGAAATGctatttcctcctctcctttgaCACACATATTTAATCTAGCCATCTCAGGGTGGCTCTTCCGCTGCTGTAActaaataaaaaacattattatacacattacacagggatggggagggaggggtctGCCGCTGCAACAAAAGACCACTTGAGCATgcgtaactattcaccccccccccccaaagtcaatactttgtagagccaccttttacagcaattacagctgcaagtctcttggggtatgtctctataaacttggcacatctagccactgggatttttgcccattcttcaagtcaAAAcatctccagctccttcaagttggatgggttccgctggtgtacagcaatctttaagtcatgaCACATATTCTCAAtttgattgaggtctgggctttgactaggctattcaaatacatttaaatgtttccccttaaaccactcaagtgttcctttagcagtatgcttagggtcattatcttgctggaaggtgaacctctgtcccagtctcaaatctctggaagtcAAACAGGTTTCCCCCtctatttagcgccatccatcattccttcaattctgaccagtttcccggtccctgccgatgaaaaacatccccacagcatgatgctgccaccaacacgcTTCActatggggatggtgttctcggggtgatgagaggtgttgggtttgcaccagcattttccttgatggccaaaaagctacatttctgtctcatctgaccagtgtaccttcttccatatgtttggggagtatcccacatgccttttggcaaacaccaaacgtgtttccTTCTTttgtttctttaagcaatggctctttctggccactcttccgtaaagcccagctcagtggagtgtacggcttaaagtgttctatggacagatactccaatctccgctgtggagctttgcagctccttcagggttatttttggtctctatgttgcctctctgattaatgccctccttgccaggtctgtgagttttggtgggcggccctctcttggcaggtttgttgtggtgccatattatttccattttttaataatggatttaaatggtgctgcgtgggatgttcaaagtttcagatattttataaCCCAACCATGATCTGTACTTAtccacaactttgtccttgacctgtttggagagctccttggtcttcatggtgccgcttacttggtggtgccccttgcttagtggtgttgcagactctggggcctttcagaacagatgtatatatactgagatcatgtgacacttaaagtccacctgtgtacaATCTATTTAACTAATTaggtgacttctgaaggtaattggttgcaccagatcttatttaggggcttcataacaaagggggtgaatatataCGCACGCAGCACTTGTTCTAAAAAAAATTGTAAgtcattttttacatttcacttcaccaatggACTATGTTGTGTATgtctattacatgaaatccaaataaaaatcaatttaaattacaggtaatgcagcaaaataggaaaaacggcaagtgggatgaatacttttgcaagacacgATAGACTTAGGTCCAATGGGAATACCAATTTCAGTCATTGTATTTCTATCGGGtcaagaggggaggggaaagaaaaGTGTCTGAAGGGGGCATTCCTTCTGACCAAACAATACGGAGTGATTATGTTTGTAAACTGATTCCATACATCAACTTGAAACATTGTGTGGCTTCGACCTATTATAACGCTACATTTGTGTTAGCGCGCTAACTCTTCCAGTTCCTTCGTGGTAGCATTTGTCAATTGTCCCCCTTCTATTTTTGTACTCAAGTAAGACCACAGGAGTCATGATAATGTGAAAGCAGCCATTTCTGGAGCACTGTACGCAACTCTCTGACCACAGCGCGGTTTCACAGACGTCCATGCGTAGATCTTTAACAGGGAAAGCTGTGTTTAAGGCATTAGGAAGCGGGTCTGCAGTAACAGCTAGCTAGAGCAGCCTTAGTGGAGctcggagagagagcgagagacagctgACTACAGAAGGCAGTGTTTTGTTGGCTAATTCAGAGCAGAGGAGGTTCCTGCCTGTGGTTTCTCATGCTCTGTCTCGCTAACTGCAATCTTCTCTCTTTGCTCAACGCCAAACACTCTAACAGATCCATGGGCCGCGTCCCAATTCTCCGACACGGCTTCCTCCTCTTGTGTCCTTTCATGTTCATATGGTGGTAAAGTGTGAGGATTAGGCCTATTCAATGGAATGGAATGTTTTAAACGGTGCAGTTACAACTGCATTTGATTCTATTCTCTATTCCACACCAAAGAAAGTTGTGTCAGTTCCATAAAAGTGGAAATG from Oncorhynchus mykiss isolate Arlee chromosome 1, USDA_OmykA_1.1, whole genome shotgun sequence includes:
- the LOC110536107 gene encoding elongation of very long chain fatty acids protein 4 isoform X3 — its product is MASAWQSVQSMHQWMLENGDKRTDPWLLVYSPMPVASIFLLYLGVVWAGPKLMKHRQPVDLKAVLIVYNFAMVCLSVYMFHEFLVTSMLSNYSYLCQPVDYSTSPLAMRMAKACWWFFFSKVIELADTVFFILRKKNSQLTFLHVYHHGTMIFNWWAGAKYLAGGQSFCIGLLNTFVHTVMYSYYGLAALGPHMQKYLWWKRYLTSLQLLQFVLLTTHTGYNLFTECDFPDSMNAYVFFYCVSLILLFSNFYYQSYLSRKSKKT
- the LOC110536107 gene encoding elongation of very long chain fatty acids protein 4 isoform X1, which codes for MTLEDQEGQTTKCQMASAWQSVQSMHQWMLENGDKRTDPWLLVYSPMPVASIFLLYLGVVWAGPKLMKHRQPVDLKAVLIVYNFAMVCLSVYMFHEFLVTSMLSNYSYLCQPVDYSTSPLAMRMAKACWWFFFSKVIELADTVFFILRKKNSQLTFLHVYHHGTMIFNWWAGAKYLAGGQSFCIGLLNTFVHTVMYSYYGLAALGPHMQKYLWWKRYLTSLQLLQFVLLTTHTGYNLFTECDFPDSMNAYVFFYCVSLILLFSNFYYQSYLSRKSKKT
- the LOC110536107 gene encoding elongation of very long chain fatty acids protein 4 isoform X2; the encoded protein is MCQMASAWQSVQSMHQWMLENGDKRTDPWLLVYSPMPVASIFLLYLGVVWAGPKLMKHRQPVDLKAVLIVYNFAMVCLSVYMFHEFLVTSMLSNYSYLCQPVDYSTSPLAMRMAKACWWFFFSKVIELADTVFFILRKKNSQLTFLHVYHHGTMIFNWWAGAKYLAGGQSFCIGLLNTFVHTVMYSYYGLAALGPHMQKYLWWKRYLTSLQLLQFVLLTTHTGYNLFTECDFPDSMNAYVFFYCVSLILLFSNFYYQSYLSRKSKKT
- the LOC110536107 gene encoding elongation of very long chain fatty acids protein 4 isoform X4, with amino-acid sequence MPVASIFLLYLGVVWAGPKLMKHRQPVDLKAVLIVYNFAMVCLSVYMFHEFLVTSMLSNYSYLCQPVDYSTSPLAMRMAKACWWFFFSKVIELADTVFFILRKKNSQLTFLHVYHHGTMIFNWWAGAKYLAGGQSFCIGLLNTFVHTVMYSYYGLAALGPHMQKYLWWKRYLTSLQLLQFVLLTTHTGYNLFTECDFPDSMNAYVFFYCVSLILLFSNFYYQSYLSRKSKKT